One genomic window of Ruminococcus gauvreauii includes the following:
- a CDS encoding S8 family peptidase: protein MPNSLQEAIVSNDYYDYIIPSIFDLSTLSDILPEIRLLEMDSAYSLLNVPAPRNTALFEYTRYNTIPNLFMLQDTTSLEISGITQVQNLTNLNLTGSGVLIGFIDTGIDYTNRVFRDAAGNTRIEAIWDQSLQGGATPRHFPYGTEYRREEINQALQADNPLDVVPSTDTNGHGTFLASVTAGSALPEENFIGAAPESMIAMVKLKEAKDYLKEFFYYSGTDPVFQETDIIMAYSYLRNLAMELQIPLVVCIGLGSNQGDHAGGMPLSVVLSGTSTLITNAVVAACGNEAGRAHHYYGELPESVSYETVEILVPEGSPGFFLETWVRSPDAFSVGFVSPTGEVVSRIPFGLNNTVNAGFILDPTTIEVHYETIQAVTGSQLIFMRFRRPSPGIWRVRVYGPRVLFGSFHMWLPVYGFTEPDIVFLKPDAYTTLTAPSDASNIIATGTYDAYSNSLYLNSGRGNTTLDVQKPDFCAPGVGLTGMNARGNLTTRTGSCLAAGLTAGSAALVMEWGLKRSPFLLFNSAEIRDFLIRGTVRDPGIVYPNREWGYGKLNVYRSFTSFFET, encoded by the coding sequence ATGCCAAATTCTTTACAGGAAGCAATTGTCTCCAACGATTATTATGATTACATTATCCCTTCCATATTTGATCTCTCGACTCTGTCTGATATCCTTCCGGAGATCAGGCTGCTTGAAATGGATAGTGCATATTCTCTTCTCAATGTTCCCGCTCCCAGGAACACAGCACTTTTTGAGTATACAAGGTACAATACCATTCCGAATCTTTTTATGCTGCAGGACACCACCAGCCTGGAGATCTCAGGAATCACACAGGTACAGAATCTTACCAACCTGAATCTTACAGGATCGGGGGTACTGATCGGTTTCATTGATACCGGAATTGATTATACCAACCGGGTATTCCGTGATGCTGCCGGAAATACAAGAATCGAGGCCATCTGGGATCAGAGCCTGCAGGGCGGGGCTACCCCCCGGCATTTCCCATACGGCACGGAATATCGCCGGGAAGAGATCAATCAGGCCCTTCAGGCTGATAATCCTCTTGATGTCGTGCCCTCCACTGACACAAATGGACATGGCACATTTCTGGCAAGTGTCACGGCGGGTTCTGCACTTCCGGAGGAAAACTTTATCGGTGCAGCGCCCGAATCCATGATTGCAATGGTAAAGCTGAAGGAAGCTAAAGATTATCTGAAAGAATTCTTTTATTACTCCGGGACGGACCCGGTTTTCCAGGAAACGGATATTATCATGGCTTATTCCTATCTGAGAAATCTTGCCATGGAACTTCAGATCCCGCTGGTGGTATGTATCGGACTCGGAAGCAATCAGGGCGACCATGCCGGCGGGATGCCGCTGTCTGTTGTATTGTCCGGAACGAGCACGCTGATCACGAATGCTGTTGTGGCGGCATGTGGTAATGAGGCGGGACGCGCTCACCACTACTACGGAGAACTTCCGGAAAGCGTCTCCTATGAGACCGTAGAGATTCTGGTCCCTGAAGGATCCCCTGGATTTTTCCTCGAAACATGGGTGCGCTCTCCCGATGCATTCTCTGTAGGCTTCGTCTCCCCCACCGGTGAAGTTGTCTCACGGATACCATTTGGGCTGAACAATACGGTAAATGCAGGTTTTATTTTAGATCCCACCACGATCGAAGTGCACTATGAAACGATCCAGGCTGTCACAGGCAGTCAGCTTATCTTCATGCGTTTTCGCCGCCCATCCCCGGGAATCTGGCGGGTCAGAGTCTACGGGCCCCGTGTTCTCTTCGGCTCCTTTCACATGTGGCTTCCGGTTTATGGATTCACAGAACCGGATATCGTGTTCCTCAAGCCGGATGCCTATACCACTCTTACGGCGCCATCCGATGCGTCCAATATCATTGCAACAGGAACGTATGACGCATACAGCAACAGCCTGTACCTGAATTCGGGCCGCGGAAATACGACTTTGGATGTACAAAAACCTGATTTCTGCGCACCGGGAGTCGGTCTGACCGGAATGAATGCACGCGGCAATCTGACAACACGCACCGGTTCCTGCCTTGCAGCGGGCCTGACGGCCGGAAGTGCCGCACTTGTCATGGAGTGGGGACTGAAACGCAGTCCTTTTCTGCTGTTCAACTCTGCTGAAATCAGAGATTTTCTGATCCGGGGTACTGTACGGGACCCAGGAATCGTATATCCCAACCGCGAATGGGGCTACGGAAAACTGAATGTTTATCGTTCGTTTACATCTTTTTTCGAAACCTGA